One region of Mycolicibacterium lutetiense genomic DNA includes:
- a CDS encoding aldehyde dehydrogenase family protein, with translation MTETQIDEALEELVEGEKTWASLSLAARRGLLDEVRALTVRHAAEWVDAAVGIKQLDPSSPLVGEEWMSGPYSLAAGLGALSESLTKLEAGRSPLDGAEFGYAPGGRTTVKALPLNTFDQLLLSGFSAEVWLQPGIEKAEAIRSAGLAQRDPSRTNGVGAVLGAGNIFSIAPLDTIYELYANNRVVALKLNPITDPLLPVLTQVLAPFIAVGAVRILTGGAEAGAYLVRHKLVDHVHMTGSALTYNAIVFGTGEEGARRKAADEPVLDKEMTAELGGVSPTIVLPGTWSKADLEFQANHVATQRLHNNGYNCVAAQVVVLPKRWAQRDEFIAAIRKAVDDAPARGAYYPGSDVRVASADTSYPDAQHLGPGGARVLVVDPADREALLRTEYFSPVLGVIELDVPDDRFFEEAVRVANDEFVGTLGVNIIAHPNTLASLGDKFDHLIEQLRYGTIAINAWTGVGYLTATATWGAFPGHKRNDIQSGTGVVHNAFLLDRPERTVVRGPFRPAPRSVFGGEWSLSPKPPWFVNNRTAATTGRLLADFAGAPGWGKLPAIFASALRG, from the coding sequence ATGACCGAAACGCAGATCGACGAGGCCCTCGAGGAGCTCGTCGAAGGTGAAAAGACCTGGGCTTCCCTGTCATTGGCGGCCCGTCGCGGACTGCTCGACGAGGTGCGCGCACTGACCGTGCGTCACGCCGCCGAATGGGTGGACGCCGCCGTCGGGATCAAACAACTCGACCCGTCCTCGCCGCTGGTCGGCGAGGAATGGATGTCGGGTCCGTACTCACTGGCGGCTGGCCTGGGCGCGCTGTCGGAGAGCCTGACCAAGCTCGAAGCGGGCCGCAGCCCGCTCGACGGCGCCGAGTTCGGTTACGCCCCCGGCGGCCGTACGACGGTAAAGGCCCTGCCGCTCAACACCTTCGATCAGCTGCTGCTGTCCGGGTTCAGTGCCGAGGTGTGGCTGCAACCCGGAATCGAGAAGGCCGAGGCTATCCGGTCGGCCGGTCTGGCCCAACGCGACCCGTCCCGCACCAACGGTGTCGGCGCGGTGCTGGGTGCGGGCAATATCTTCTCGATCGCCCCGCTGGACACCATCTACGAGCTGTACGCCAACAACCGGGTGGTGGCCCTCAAGCTCAACCCGATCACCGACCCACTGCTCCCCGTGCTGACCCAGGTGCTGGCTCCGTTCATCGCCGTCGGCGCGGTGCGCATCCTGACCGGTGGGGCCGAGGCCGGCGCATACCTGGTGCGGCACAAGCTCGTTGACCATGTGCACATGACCGGCAGCGCCCTGACCTACAACGCCATCGTATTCGGTACCGGGGAGGAGGGCGCCCGCCGTAAGGCCGCCGACGAGCCGGTGCTCGACAAGGAGATGACCGCCGAACTCGGCGGAGTGTCGCCGACGATCGTGCTGCCCGGCACCTGGAGCAAGGCCGACCTCGAGTTCCAGGCCAATCACGTTGCCACACAACGGTTGCACAACAATGGCTACAACTGCGTGGCCGCCCAGGTGGTCGTGCTGCCAAAGCGATGGGCGCAGCGCGACGAGTTCATCGCCGCCATCCGCAAGGCCGTCGACGACGCCCCGGCGCGGGGCGCCTACTACCCCGGTTCCGACGTCAGGGTCGCGAGCGCGGACACGTCGTATCCGGACGCACAGCACCTGGGCCCCGGCGGTGCCCGGGTCCTAGTGGTCGATCCGGCCGACCGCGAAGCGCTGTTGCGCACCGAATACTTCAGTCCGGTGCTCGGCGTGATCGAACTCGACGTCCCCGATGACCGATTCTTCGAGGAGGCCGTGCGCGTCGCCAACGACGAGTTCGTCGGCACCCTCGGGGTCAACATCATCGCCCACCCGAACACCCTCGCGAGCCTCGGCGACAAGTTCGACCACCTCATCGAGCAGCTGCGCTACGGCACCATCGCGATCAACGCCTGGACCGGAGTCGGCTACCTGACGGCGACCGCCACCTGGGGCGCCTTCCCCGGGCACAAACGCAACGACATCCAGAGCGGAACCGGCGTGGTACACAACGCTTTTCTGCTCGACCGTCCGGAACGCACCGTGGTCCGCGGCCCCTTCCGGCCCGCGCCCCGTTCAGTGTTCGGCGGCGAGTGGTCGCTGTCACCCAAGCCGCCGTGGTTCGTCAACAACCGCACCGCGGCGACGACGGGACGGCTGTTGGCGGACTTCGCCGGAGCACCCGGCTGGGGCAAGCTGCCCGCGATCTTCGCGTCGGCACTGCGGGGTTGA
- a CDS encoding MMPL/RND family transporter yields MSNYDTPTDSIPASGPQHAQPATHDGIAKWIRRLAIPIIIGWVAVIAFLNVIVPQLEEVGKMRSVSMTPDDAPSMIAMKRVGEVFQEFKSNSSVMVVLEGDKPLGDEAHKYYDEIVAKLEADKKHIEHVQDFWGDPLTASGAQSSDGLAAYVQVYTAGNQGEALANESVEATEHIVQSVTAPPGIKAYVTGPAAMAADQEIAGNRSLEMITALTFVVIIIMLLTVYRSVVTVLLTLVTVMLSLSAARGLVAFLGYYNIIGLSTFATNLLVMLAIAASTDYAIFLIGRYQEARSVGEDREQAYYTMFRGTAHVILGSGLTIAGATFCLHFTRLPYFQSLGIPLAIGMVTVVLVALTLGSAIISVATRFGKTLEPKRAMRTRGWRKIGAAVVRWPGPILIATIALALIGLLALPGYRTNYNDREYLPADLPANTGYAASDRHFSPARMNPELLLIESDHDLRNSADFLVIERIAKRIVGVPGVSRVQAITRPQGTPIEHTSIPFNISMQGTTQTMNQKYMQDRMADMLKQADEMQITVDTMTQMIALMEQMRGVMNSMVGKMHGMVDDIKELRDHISDFDDFFRPIRNYLYWEPHCYDIPMCWSIRSVFDTLDGVDTMTADFEQIVPDMDKMNALLPLMIANMQPMITTMQTMKTMMLTMQATQGGMQDQMAAMQENSTAMGQAFDTAKNDDSFYLPPETFENPDFKRGMKMFLSPDGHAVRFIISHEGDPMSPEGVAHVDPIKLAAKEAIKGTPLEGSKIYLAGTAAMFKDMQEGANYDLLIAGIASLCLIFIIMLILTRSVVAAAVIVGTVLLSLGASFGLSVLIWQHLIGLELHWMVLAMSVIILLAVGADYNLLLVARFKEEIHAGLNTGIIRAMGGTGSVVTSAGLVFAFTMMSMAISELAVIGQVGTTIGLGLLFDTLVIRSFMTPSIAALMGKWFWWPQMVRQRPKPEPWPQPLQREPQDSLA; encoded by the coding sequence ATGAGCAATTACGACACCCCCACCGACTCGATCCCGGCCAGCGGTCCACAGCACGCCCAGCCCGCCACGCACGACGGGATCGCCAAGTGGATCCGGCGGCTGGCCATCCCGATCATCATCGGCTGGGTCGCTGTCATCGCTTTCCTCAACGTGATCGTTCCCCAGCTCGAAGAGGTGGGGAAGATGCGCTCGGTGTCCATGACACCGGACGACGCGCCGTCGATGATCGCGATGAAGCGTGTCGGCGAGGTGTTCCAGGAGTTCAAGTCCAACAGCTCGGTCATGGTCGTGCTCGAGGGCGACAAGCCGTTGGGCGACGAGGCGCACAAGTACTACGACGAGATCGTCGCCAAACTCGAGGCCGACAAGAAGCACATCGAGCACGTCCAGGATTTCTGGGGCGACCCGCTGACCGCCTCGGGCGCCCAGAGCTCCGACGGCTTGGCCGCCTACGTGCAGGTCTACACCGCCGGTAACCAGGGCGAGGCGCTGGCCAACGAATCGGTGGAAGCCACCGAACACATCGTCCAGAGCGTCACGGCGCCCCCCGGCATCAAGGCCTATGTGACCGGTCCCGCGGCGATGGCCGCCGATCAGGAGATCGCCGGTAACCGCAGCCTCGAGATGATCACCGCCCTGACGTTCGTGGTCATCATCATCATGTTGCTCACCGTCTACCGCTCCGTCGTGACGGTGCTCCTCACGCTGGTGACGGTGATGCTGTCGTTGTCGGCCGCCCGCGGTCTGGTCGCCTTCCTGGGCTACTACAACATCATCGGGCTCTCGACGTTCGCCACCAACCTGTTGGTGATGCTGGCCATCGCCGCCTCGACGGACTACGCGATCTTCCTGATAGGCCGATATCAAGAGGCCCGAAGCGTCGGCGAAGACCGAGAACAGGCCTACTACACCATGTTTCGCGGGACCGCCCACGTCATCCTGGGTTCGGGCCTGACCATCGCCGGCGCCACGTTCTGCCTGCACTTCACGCGCCTGCCCTACTTTCAGTCGCTCGGTATCCCCCTGGCCATCGGCATGGTCACGGTGGTGCTCGTCGCGCTCACCCTCGGTTCGGCCATCATCTCGGTGGCCACCAGGTTCGGCAAGACGCTGGAACCCAAGCGGGCCATGCGCACCCGCGGCTGGCGCAAGATCGGTGCCGCCGTGGTGCGGTGGCCCGGGCCCATCCTGATCGCGACCATCGCGCTGGCACTGATCGGTCTGCTCGCCTTGCCGGGCTACCGGACCAACTACAACGACCGCGAGTACCTCCCGGCGGACCTGCCGGCCAACACCGGTTACGCCGCATCCGACCGCCACTTCTCCCCGGCCCGGATGAACCCCGAGTTGCTGCTCATCGAAAGCGATCACGATCTGCGCAACTCGGCGGACTTCCTGGTGATCGAGCGGATCGCCAAACGCATCGTCGGCGTGCCGGGTGTCTCCCGGGTCCAGGCCATCACCCGCCCGCAGGGAACGCCGATCGAGCACACCTCGATCCCGTTCAACATCAGCATGCAGGGCACGACCCAGACGATGAATCAGAAGTACATGCAGGACCGGATGGCCGACATGCTCAAGCAGGCCGACGAAATGCAGATCACCGTCGACACGATGACCCAGATGATCGCGCTCATGGAACAGATGCGCGGCGTGATGAACAGCATGGTCGGCAAGATGCACGGAATGGTCGACGACATCAAGGAACTGCGCGACCACATCTCGGATTTCGACGACTTCTTCCGCCCGATCCGCAACTACCTGTACTGGGAACCGCACTGCTACGACATCCCGATGTGCTGGTCGATCCGGTCGGTGTTCGACACCCTTGACGGCGTCGACACCATGACAGCGGATTTCGAGCAGATCGTCCCTGACATGGACAAGATGAACGCGCTGCTCCCGCTGATGATCGCGAACATGCAGCCGATGATCACGACCATGCAGACGATGAAGACGATGATGCTGACCATGCAGGCCACCCAGGGCGGCATGCAGGATCAGATGGCGGCCATGCAGGAGAATTCCACCGCCATGGGTCAGGCCTTCGACACCGCCAAGAACGACGACTCGTTCTATCTGCCGCCGGAAACCTTCGAGAACCCGGACTTCAAGCGGGGCATGAAGATGTTCCTGTCCCCCGACGGACACGCGGTGCGTTTCATCATCAGCCATGAGGGCGATCCGATGAGTCCCGAAGGGGTCGCTCACGTCGACCCCATCAAGCTGGCCGCCAAGGAAGCCATCAAGGGCACCCCGCTGGAGGGCTCCAAGATCTATCTCGCCGGCACCGCGGCCATGTTCAAGGACATGCAGGAAGGCGCCAACTACGACCTGTTAATCGCCGGAATCGCCTCGCTGTGCCTGATTTTCATCATCATGTTGATCCTCACCCGAAGCGTGGTCGCCGCCGCGGTCATCGTCGGCACCGTACTGCTGTCCCTCGGCGCATCATTCGGCCTGTCGGTCCTCATCTGGCAGCACCTGATCGGGCTCGAGCTGCACTGGATGGTGCTGGCCATGTCGGTGATCATCCTGTTGGCCGTGGGTGCGGACTACAACCTGCTACTGGTCGCCAGGTTCAAAGAAGAGATACATGCCGGCCTGAACACCGGCATCATCCGCGCCATGGGCGGTACCGGCTCGGTGGTCACCTCGGCGGGCCTGGTGTTCGCCTTCACCATGATGTCGATGGCGATCAGCGAACTGGCCGTGATCGGCCAGGTCGGCACCACCATCGGCCTGGGTCTGCTCTTCGACACCCTGGTCATCCGGTCCTTCATGACCCCGTCGATCGCCGCGCTGATGGGCAAGTGGTTCTGGTGGCCGCAGATGGTGCGTCAGCGGCCCAAGCCCGAGCCGTGGCCGCAGCCGCTCCAGCGGGAACCGCAGGACTCGCTGGCTTAA
- a CDS encoding TIGR04338 family metallohydrolase, whose product MSAKDAQRARVYAAEQFVRTMFDRAAQHSSRAIDFFGTSLTLPPEAKFGSVDSVQRYVDDVIARVGADPVAVRRRRGVTAAHYELVDGKAVIAVPERHTWALRELVVLHELAHHVSHADPPHGPHFVATYCELCATIMGPEVGLVLRMVYAKEGVL is encoded by the coding sequence GTGAGCGCCAAGGATGCCCAGCGGGCCAGGGTCTACGCCGCCGAACAGTTCGTACGCACCATGTTCGACCGTGCGGCCCAACACAGTTCGCGTGCCATCGACTTTTTCGGTACGTCGCTCACCCTGCCGCCGGAGGCGAAATTCGGGTCGGTGGATTCGGTGCAGCGCTACGTCGACGACGTCATCGCCCGGGTCGGTGCCGATCCGGTAGCCGTGCGTCGACGTCGAGGGGTGACCGCTGCGCACTACGAGCTGGTCGACGGCAAGGCCGTCATCGCCGTCCCCGAGCGCCACACCTGGGCATTGCGGGAGTTGGTGGTACTTCACGAACTTGCCCACCATGTGAGCCATGCGGACCCGCCCCATGGGCCGCATTTCGTCGCCACCTACTGCGAACTGTGCGCGACGATCATGGGGCCGGAAGTGGGGCTGGTGCTGCGGATGGTGTACGCCAAGGAAGGCGTCCTCTAG
- a CDS encoding MmpS family transport accessory protein codes for MLVGGFTVMRVRTFFGAGGGAGISSAKVDDTKPFDPKVVVYEIYGVPGATADVNYLDLDAQPQRIDGVTLPWTLRLESTAPSVFPNIVAQGNGDTISCRITVDDELKDERTSNGVNAQTFCLVKSA; via the coding sequence GTGTTGGTCGGCGGATTCACAGTGATGCGGGTTCGCACGTTCTTCGGCGCCGGCGGCGGCGCCGGGATCTCCAGCGCCAAGGTCGATGACACCAAGCCCTTCGACCCCAAGGTCGTGGTCTACGAGATCTACGGCGTGCCCGGGGCGACGGCCGACGTGAACTACCTCGATCTCGACGCCCAGCCCCAGCGCATCGACGGGGTCACCCTGCCGTGGACGCTCCGTCTGGAGTCCACCGCGCCGTCGGTGTTCCCCAACATCGTCGCGCAGGGCAACGGCGACACCATCAGCTGCCGCATCACCGTCGATGACGAGCTCAAGGACGAGAGAACCTCCAACGGCGTGAACGCCCAGACCTTCTGCTTGGTGAAATCTGCATGA
- a CDS encoding O-methyltransferase, with the protein MTEARDVDAMFNEVLRTEDEALVAARLSAHDADMPAIEVSAQHGKLLSLLTTISGARRVLEIGTLAGYSTINLARGVGPDGSVVTLECEPRHAEVAQANLARAGVADRVEVIVGTALDTLPRLAERGDVFDLAFIDADKENNVRYVEWAIRLGRPGSIIVVDNVTRSGRVLAPAADDAQAQAVRDMLEMMGAHPRLDTAAIQTVGTKGWDGFAVALVR; encoded by the coding sequence ATGACCGAAGCCCGCGACGTCGATGCCATGTTCAACGAGGTGCTGCGCACCGAGGACGAGGCGCTGGTCGCGGCGCGTCTATCCGCACACGACGCCGACATGCCGGCCATCGAGGTGTCCGCTCAGCACGGCAAACTGCTGTCGCTGCTCACGACGATCTCCGGGGCGCGTCGGGTGCTGGAGATCGGCACGTTGGCCGGCTACAGCACGATCAACCTGGCCCGCGGTGTGGGGCCGGACGGCAGCGTCGTCACGCTCGAGTGCGAGCCCCGTCATGCCGAGGTGGCGCAGGCCAATCTGGCGCGGGCCGGCGTCGCCGACCGGGTCGAGGTGATCGTCGGCACCGCACTCGACACGCTGCCGCGGCTGGCCGAACGCGGTGACGTATTCGATCTGGCCTTCATCGACGCCGACAAGGAGAACAACGTCCGCTACGTCGAGTGGGCGATCCGACTGGGCCGGCCGGGCTCGATCATTGTGGTGGACAACGTGACCCGGTCCGGCCGGGTACTCGCACCGGCGGCCGACGACGCACAGGCGCAGGCCGTGCGGGACATGCTGGAGATGATGGGCGCCCATCCGCGGTTGGACACCGCGGCCATTCAAACCGTGGGCACCAAGGGCTGGGACGGTTTCGCCGTCGCGCTCGTCAGGTAA
- a CDS encoding VOC family protein has product MTQNKPHISASIVPNLWFDREAEQAAQHYIAAFGGNGRVLNTVASHPDSPSPQDVPVVVEFELSGQRFVGINGGPHFHFTEAVSLEVRVDGQEQLDQIWAALVEGGEEQPCGWLKDKYGLSWQITPTDYFDLLAKGDDAANGRLMSAVLKTFGKFNIAALQAAYNGS; this is encoded by the coding sequence ATGACCCAGAACAAACCGCACATCAGCGCAAGCATCGTCCCCAACCTCTGGTTCGACCGCGAGGCTGAGCAGGCCGCGCAGCACTACATCGCCGCGTTCGGCGGCAACGGCCGCGTCCTCAACACCGTCGCCTCGCACCCGGATTCGCCGTCTCCGCAGGATGTGCCGGTGGTGGTCGAGTTCGAGCTCTCCGGGCAGCGCTTCGTCGGCATCAATGGGGGCCCGCACTTCCACTTCACCGAGGCCGTCTCCCTGGAAGTACGCGTCGACGGCCAGGAGCAGCTCGATCAGATCTGGGCGGCACTCGTCGAGGGCGGGGAGGAACAGCCCTGCGGCTGGCTCAAGGACAAGTACGGGCTGTCCTGGCAGATCACCCCGACCGACTATTTCGACCTGCTGGCCAAAGGCGATGACGCGGCCAACGGCCGGTTGATGTCGGCGGTGCTGAAGACCTTCGGCAAGTTCAACATCGCCGCACTGCAGGCGGCTTACAACGGTTCGTAG
- a CDS encoding TetR/AcrR family transcriptional regulator, whose amino-acid sequence MAKAVAPRGFARERVLEAALSLFSEHGVNGTSLQMIADRLGVSKAAVYYQFHSKDEIVLAVIQPVFDDMVRLVRIAEAMSTPEAQREAAVSGMVEMAVRHRRVTAVFHGDPVIDGLVQGRSDLQDTIERLTGILLGPEPGAADRICMSVLAAGIYGSATDPALNDVSDEELHRVLLDCAQRLLRVPVTPVVAG is encoded by the coding sequence GTGGCGAAGGCTGTTGCGCCGCGTGGCTTTGCGCGCGAGCGGGTGTTGGAGGCGGCGCTGAGCCTGTTCTCGGAGCACGGTGTCAACGGCACGTCGCTACAGATGATCGCCGACCGCCTCGGAGTCAGCAAGGCGGCCGTCTACTACCAGTTCCATTCCAAGGACGAGATCGTGCTGGCGGTCATCCAGCCGGTCTTCGACGACATGGTGCGCCTGGTCCGGATTGCCGAAGCGATGTCCACGCCGGAGGCCCAGCGGGAGGCTGCCGTCAGCGGCATGGTCGAGATGGCCGTGCGGCACCGCCGGGTCACCGCGGTGTTCCACGGCGACCCCGTCATCGACGGACTGGTGCAGGGTCGGTCCGATCTCCAGGACACGATCGAGCGGTTGACCGGGATCCTCCTGGGCCCTGAGCCCGGCGCGGCCGACCGGATCTGCATGTCGGTGCTCGCCGCAGGCATCTATGGCAGCGCCACCGACCCGGCCCTCAATGACGTCTCCGACGAGGAACTGCACCGGGTGCTGCTCGACTGCGCGCAACGGTTACTGCGCGTGCCCGTCACGCCCGTCGTCGCCGGCTGA
- a CDS encoding DUF2786 domain-containing protein, producing MTDDKMLARIAALLRQAEGTDNLHEAEAFMAAAQRLATATSIDLALARAHSAERTKAQMPLQRTITIGAAGTKGLRTYVQLFVVIGMANDVKCDVASNSTFVYAYGFAEDIDATHALYTSLLVQMVKASEAYIASGAHRPTPTITARLNFQLAFGARIGQRLTQARDEAQREADEVGRPGTAIALRDKDIELRSFYRTASQARGTWRATNASAGYSSAARRAGDRAGRHARLGANQEISGPRGALDQ from the coding sequence ATGACCGACGACAAGATGCTGGCGCGTATCGCCGCACTGCTGCGTCAGGCGGAGGGCACCGACAACCTCCACGAGGCCGAGGCATTCATGGCCGCCGCGCAACGGCTGGCCACGGCCACCTCGATCGACCTGGCGTTGGCCCGCGCGCATTCGGCCGAGCGCACCAAGGCGCAGATGCCTCTGCAACGCACCATCACCATCGGCGCGGCCGGGACCAAGGGGCTGCGCACCTATGTGCAGCTGTTCGTGGTCATCGGGATGGCCAACGACGTGAAATGTGATGTGGCGTCCAACTCGACCTTCGTCTACGCCTACGGGTTCGCCGAGGACATCGACGCCACCCATGCCCTCTACACCAGCCTGCTGGTGCAGATGGTCAAGGCGTCGGAGGCCTACATCGCCTCGGGCGCGCATCGTCCGACCCCGACGATCACCGCCCGGCTCAACTTCCAGTTGGCCTTCGGCGCCCGGATCGGCCAGCGTCTGACCCAGGCTCGTGATGAGGCTCAACGTGAGGCCGACGAGGTGGGCCGGCCGGGCACCGCTATCGCATTGCGGGACAAAGATATCGAGCTGCGCAGCTTCTACCGGACGGCGTCGCAGGCCCGCGGGACCTGGCGGGCCACGAACGCCTCGGCCGGGTACTCGTCGGCCGCTCGCCGCGCCGGGGACCGCGCCGGTCGCCATGCCCGGCTCGGGGCGAACCAGGAAATCTCCGGCCCTCGCGGCGCCCTGGATCAGTGA
- a CDS encoding sigma-70 family RNA polymerase sigma factor produces the protein MSVLLRKLANVTVLAHRLEDDNPADAFLADAQRYRRELLAHCYRMTGSLHDAEDLVQETYLRAWKAYGGFEGKSSVRTWLYRIATNTCLTALDGRQRRPLPSGLGNPSSSPTDEISEHHEIPWLQPLPDSTDDPADPSTIVGTRDSVRLAFVAALQHLSARQRAVLVMREVLQWKASEVGEAIGTSTAAVNSLLQRARAQLNAVGPSQDDAIDPPDSPHAQKLLRNYMAAFEAYDIDTLVELFTAEAIWEMPPFDTWYQGPQAIGDLSRYKCPAEKPGDMRFVATSANGQPAAAMYLLNPGTGRHDAFQLHVLDIGKDGISRVVAFMEPSLFEKFGLPASL, from the coding sequence TTGTCGGTGCTGCTGCGTAAGCTCGCGAATGTGACGGTCCTTGCTCACCGCCTCGAAGATGACAATCCGGCCGATGCATTCCTGGCCGACGCCCAGCGCTACCGCCGCGAGCTGCTGGCCCACTGCTATCGGATGACCGGCTCGTTGCACGATGCCGAGGATCTGGTGCAGGAAACCTACCTGCGCGCCTGGAAGGCGTACGGAGGTTTCGAGGGCAAGTCCTCGGTGCGCACCTGGCTGTATCGCATCGCCACCAATACGTGCCTGACAGCGTTGGATGGCAGGCAACGCCGGCCGCTGCCGTCCGGCCTGGGCAATCCGAGTTCCTCGCCCACCGATGAGATCTCCGAACACCACGAGATCCCGTGGCTGCAGCCGCTCCCCGATTCCACCGACGACCCGGCGGATCCCAGCACGATCGTGGGGACGCGTGATTCGGTGCGGCTGGCATTCGTCGCCGCGCTGCAACACCTGTCGGCCCGCCAACGCGCGGTGCTGGTGATGCGCGAGGTACTGCAGTGGAAGGCCTCCGAAGTGGGTGAGGCGATCGGAACCTCGACGGCGGCAGTCAACAGCCTGCTGCAGCGCGCCCGAGCCCAGCTCAACGCGGTGGGCCCCAGTCAGGATGATGCGATCGACCCGCCCGACTCCCCGCACGCACAGAAGCTGCTGCGCAATTACATGGCCGCCTTCGAGGCCTACGACATCGACACGCTGGTCGAGTTGTTCACCGCCGAGGCGATCTGGGAGATGCCGCCGTTCGATACCTGGTATCAGGGGCCGCAGGCCATCGGCGACCTGTCCCGCTACAAGTGCCCCGCCGAGAAGCCCGGGGACATGCGGTTCGTCGCAACGAGCGCCAATGGTCAGCCCGCCGCAGCGATGTACCTGCTCAATCCCGGGACAGGCCGGCACGACGCCTTTCAGCTCCATGTCCTCGACATCGGCAAGGACGGCATCTCGCGTGTGGTGGCGTTCATGGAGCCCTCGTTGTTCGAGAAGTTCGGGCTGCCGGCATCACTCTGA
- a CDS encoding alpha/beta hydrolase — protein sequence MTSTRSEQTFDGVDGVRIVYDVWTPDIAPRGVVVLSHGLGEHAGRYHHVAQRFGQAGLVVYALDHRGHGRSGGKRVYLRDMSEYVGDFHTLVGIASAEYPQLPRLVLGHSMGGGIVFTYGVEYPDEYSAMVLSGPAVAAQASVSSVLAVVAKALGKIAPALPVENLDANAVSRDPEVVAAYNADPLVWHGKVPAGIARALIIVGETMPQRASALTAPLLVVHGEKDSLVPVEGSHRLVECVASEDVHLKVYPGLFHEVFNEPEKELVLDDVTAWIETHL from the coding sequence GTGACCAGCACGCGCAGTGAGCAGACCTTTGACGGCGTCGACGGGGTCCGCATCGTCTACGACGTATGGACGCCCGACATCGCGCCGCGTGGCGTCGTCGTCCTGTCCCACGGCCTGGGCGAACACGCCGGGCGGTACCACCACGTCGCGCAGCGGTTCGGGCAGGCGGGGCTGGTCGTGTATGCCCTGGACCACCGCGGTCACGGCCGCTCCGGCGGCAAGCGGGTGTACCTGCGTGACATGTCCGAGTACGTCGGCGACTTCCACACGCTGGTCGGCATCGCCTCCGCCGAGTACCCGCAGCTCCCACGCCTCGTGCTGGGGCACAGCATGGGCGGCGGCATCGTGTTCACCTACGGCGTCGAATATCCCGACGAGTACTCCGCGATGGTTCTGTCCGGTCCGGCGGTCGCCGCCCAGGCATCGGTGTCCTCAGTACTGGCGGTCGTGGCCAAGGCGCTCGGCAAGATTGCGCCCGCGCTGCCGGTGGAGAACCTCGACGCCAATGCGGTGTCCCGTGACCCCGAGGTGGTCGCGGCCTACAACGCCGATCCGTTGGTGTGGCACGGCAAGGTCCCCGCAGGCATCGCCCGGGCGCTGATCATCGTGGGGGAGACCATGCCGCAGCGGGCTTCGGCCCTGACCGCGCCGCTGCTGGTGGTGCACGGTGAGAAGGACAGCCTGGTGCCCGTCGAGGGCAGCCACCGCCTGGTCGAATGTGTGGCCTCCGAAGATGTACACCTCAAGGTTTACCCCGGTCTGTTCCACGAGGTGTTCAACGAGCCCGAAAAGGAGCTGGTCCTCGACGACGTGACGGCCTGGATCGAGACTCACCTGTGA
- a CDS encoding class I SAM-dependent methyltransferase produces MPRSFVSHPIDLLDRFNTFLITAAASGIEQVVFLASDLDPRPYQLPWPAGTRVYVVDHPAILDVKTDAMADTIPTTAVRGVPADISGNWPAALSRAGFDADRSTLWSVEGVLPFIPSDEQRRLIRDITVLSAPGSRLISEISVSPFRDDSDGDVAADGDLLTTWQWSFAASQYVTAYLTSERPTSEYEAVETVLDSVDHHRGGVGRRIHSDAGSHVLRRRRRRRDLQRQGR; encoded by the coding sequence ATGCCACGTTCGTTCGTCTCCCATCCGATAGACCTCCTCGACCGTTTCAACACCTTTCTGATCACCGCTGCCGCATCCGGCATCGAACAGGTGGTGTTCCTGGCCTCCGACCTGGACCCGCGTCCCTATCAACTGCCCTGGCCGGCCGGAACCCGCGTATACGTCGTCGACCATCCCGCGATCCTCGACGTCAAGACCGACGCCATGGCCGACACCATACCCACGACTGCCGTGCGCGGCGTCCCCGCCGACATCAGCGGCAACTGGCCCGCCGCACTGTCCCGGGCGGGATTCGACGCCGACCGGAGCACCTTGTGGAGCGTGGAAGGCGTATTACCCTTCATTCCATCGGATGAGCAGCGTCGACTCATCCGCGACATCACCGTCCTGAGCGCACCGGGCAGCCGGCTGATCTCGGAAATTTCGGTCAGCCCGTTCCGGGACGACTCCGACGGGGACGTTGCCGCCGATGGCGACCTGCTCACCACATGGCAGTGGAGCTTCGCAGCTAGCCAGTACGTCACTGCGTACCTGACCTCCGAAAGGCCGACCAGCGAATATGAAGCTGTTGAGACGGTTCTGGATTCCGTTGATCATCATCGTGGTGGTGTTGGTCGGCGGATTCACAGTGATGCGGGTTCGCACGTTCTTCGGCGCCGGCGGCGGCGCCGGGATCTCCAGCGCCAAGGTCGATGA